In the genome of Haemophilus pittmaniae, one region contains:
- a CDS encoding two-partner secretion domain-containing protein gives MNKHHYKVIFSRVLNQLVVVSELAKSAGKAAVDSVETHFSSNSNKINGLDANLGKAPLTGVAFALMLSLGFVWMPQAQAQEMAIRADKSAPGNQQPTVLKTANGLPQVNIQTPSAGGVSRNQYTQFDVAEQGAILNNARKAVQTQMAGWVQGNPNLARGEAKVILNEVNSANPSRLKGYVEVAGKKADVVIANPNGIHCDGCGVINAGRATLTTGKAEVENGNLKGYRVQGGKVTVGEKGMDNRQADYTDIISEKAEIKGGVWSNKGIKVTTGKNKVDRTNDSVVYVGEQPAANTPTTPENQSTYSVDVSQLGGMYAEKIHLVDNGQGLGVRNAGHIGASAGDVKIDSQGKIVNEGHIQAQENALVAASELHNAQGASLVAHKGKASVSTKGEIKQNGQILAKKKIDIKSASLEQSVNGEIVGGDVRLETQGAVVNRGLINARHAEEGEAPSKTVIKGSAIQNIGSGRIYGDKVALGTALLENLDEKDAEGNVVSATIAAREQLDVGAKRILNQSRFYTGNTDGATAMVSLGRFSIGDALDENDESTGKADKVENRSALMQGRGGVWRVGEVVQTNDFFETEVNVVSEKNVDRHYIVPKGESEQRFHLDMSLLQHYSGVRGKNGYRVKSLPSAVDKPKNGDVLSFLLPSVAICQDVNCDIQPETYYLPNDPAWKVFGIYTQQRNHIERVLSTAQVPVEPIKPSEPANLANLDEAAKAAYQTQLNDYQQALKNYQLEKAEFDKTIKPLYVQWMKDNEAQFNALATAIENHNAAIAAYVGRKIEDYWITNVNKEVIRATTVTQSQPAKIVMDGEMTVDTDKFTNDKSQVLLGGALHLLNAKIDNINAEGMQYTEAYGDKKYSRLLKRKSKTASGRNKYKRRETNETVGRLYTDSRTITLPVANVFTDYTFDAHELANENDRGMSLPSSSLYKVNPTSNNQVLVETDPQFTDRRKWLSSDYMFKMLRADPQNILKRLGDGYYEQQLIRNQLNQLTGRPFLDNYANFEAQYKALMDNAVTAAGQFHLMPGVALSKEQVQALTSDIVWFEPQTVTLKDGSQQVVLAPKVYLSKTRQEDIKNSGVDGRATLISADQIIIDTDKDVHNQAQMAARTLTYIQANNIHNDGKINGQQVALLAENDITGAGRFEADNALLLQAGKQIALNSTTATNEVKSGGYRNNQTHIDRQATVYVKGENGSLTLAAENIALNAVNIINDGKGQTRLHATDKLELGTVMEQSEQQLGGSSNHRKHEKATKAQVTRVHSQGDVTLQANTMTAEGTQLQSKGALQLSATEALRLGTTTENHSLEEYHKDKTKRLGGSESHESYLHTESQTQQATQLNGQSVKVAAGGDLTAVATQVLATGDLIFTAGGKLNLESAIDSEKRIEWEKHQKSGLTSGYSGGVARVGYEKSNHALDGQASEQQAKVAQLTSKNGDVMLLANKALTLDGSHLDAGGDMLLSGSEVKVNAVYDRSQSEQHSRTKVKGVGVRATIDEHAVKKQQYQDESANGSTQTLVGKIINFVEATDKANHQIANRVAGYGYRQQTESHHYAQSETAKGAELSAKGNLTIQAREADISAQGGQYHAGKDLQLNAKGNVLLAAAQSWQSSRNEQRRKGANYDGAQRADGMFGVYNDKSHGIGENSQQQGALMTAGGASSIVAQTGNISAQGLKLISEQNAQLQAGKDIRLTTAVEHINTDESSTKRAVGAAKVSDTERFFGYHRELSSKQQGQTVHSGSLISSLNGDVKVNAGGEYQQTSSELLAKNKISVDAASIKTDTVFNEQSLKSHESDLKIGNFTRVKSPIIDLINTIESTVKNKDASDRVKAANLMSIAAQGYNALELAKEVDISNWSKNPTDAGYLLRIETGTGFSHHRDNREGWEKISQANRMNAKDIELNAHSGKLDLTHTDLTSRDKTGQRLADSHISLYGRDGIDYQAGLDLGQYKGRQQNSGVEVGTAVSVGAKTGWSFYLQLGFGQGKQDSEFQTVRNSQIDTERLSLKTGDSTKSSPQADAHLRGVTAKARVIETDIQGDLTVESLQSHAKSKNTSSGLNLQVEGGFGSAWGASVGAQAAKGTTEYHQVLEQAGLFAEDHYNVKADNVHLKGAAIIGQNPEANRLETNALTFEDIHNHSSSKASSGSLNLNLKQTADEQIDNKTGKVVKENAPDSTLVKGERSGGVNGGLPMSQSDSDSSLTKATLSEGTIILTKDTTPTATTAKALGINTELAQANPQVETPKDVNKQLDEQRQIREAAGHIQTAVNKYIDVQQKAIAKEIKVLQSQKEAAEARGDSAQANALDEQILNARISQDQWGTGGEYKRATDALTQAVLMGVSGGSAQAIAAAGASPYVNQVIKDVTKDIPSLNLPAHVIWGAIEAELTGGSATTGAISTAAGELGAAYLAEHIFGKKAAELSPEERSKVRDAAKAIAGIAGGLSSAMQGQDLVSSLNDTSVGMTVANNAVENNYLKPSDLVEAERKYKACKGDSDCEMRVVEETNELSKKRNQELDEYRQSLERELLAAKRRAEQQCAGNADCYLAYSQEANKHFKEQLNAYLAHVSEGKDFESLARNYYPDDAYFRSIWYGLTNSGPQKTKESLKSAKDYIDNTSFGEALDDTLRIGEKLVRLPKEWIEQDIPAHSVEKALREMTDGNPQDVGEVFFGLTTGAATVSVAGKTMKWIGGKWVRSPDVDYSRDNANLGLNNKGFNISLNENISVKPAGTISNIDSVNKLIKGELPGVSTNNRVGVPREMTPTSTPNETAKDFINKYAKSKGYQLPKPKIDNGIHRYDINGGAKNGGETILYRPAGTASSKTTDTTATVEINSQELRNINRNQQLKMKFPIKSEVK, from the coding sequence ATGAATAAACATCATTATAAAGTCATCTTCAGCCGCGTGTTAAATCAACTGGTGGTGGTGTCCGAACTGGCCAAAAGCGCGGGCAAAGCGGCGGTGGATAGCGTAGAAACGCATTTTTCAAGCAACTCTAATAAAATCAATGGGTTAGATGCTAATTTAGGAAAAGCTCCGCTTACCGGGGTGGCGTTTGCATTGATGTTGTCCTTAGGATTTGTCTGGATGCCGCAAGCGCAGGCACAAGAAATGGCGATTCGAGCGGATAAATCGGCGCCGGGCAATCAACAACCAACCGTACTGAAAACCGCAAACGGCCTGCCACAGGTCAATATCCAAACGCCAAGTGCGGGCGGGGTCTCACGCAACCAATATACACAATTTGATGTGGCCGAGCAGGGCGCCATCCTCAACAACGCCCGTAAGGCGGTACAAACCCAAATGGCCGGCTGGGTGCAGGGCAACCCGAATCTTGCGCGTGGTGAAGCTAAAGTCATTCTTAACGAGGTGAACTCGGCTAATCCAAGCCGCTTAAAAGGCTATGTGGAAGTGGCGGGGAAAAAAGCCGATGTTGTGATTGCCAACCCAAATGGCATTCATTGTGATGGCTGTGGGGTGATTAATGCCGGCCGAGCCACCTTGACCACCGGTAAGGCTGAAGTGGAAAACGGCAACCTGAAGGGCTATCGCGTACAGGGCGGCAAAGTTACCGTGGGTGAAAAAGGCATGGATAACCGCCAAGCGGATTACACCGACATCATCAGTGAGAAAGCTGAAATCAAGGGCGGTGTTTGGTCGAACAAAGGGATTAAAGTCACCACCGGCAAAAACAAGGTTGACCGCACCAATGATTCGGTAGTGTATGTGGGAGAACAACCGGCAGCCAACACCCCGACAACGCCCGAAAACCAATCTACTTACAGCGTTGATGTTAGCCAATTGGGCGGAATGTATGCCGAGAAAATTCATTTAGTGGATAACGGCCAAGGCCTTGGTGTGCGCAATGCCGGCCATATCGGTGCTTCAGCGGGCGATGTGAAGATTGATAGCCAAGGTAAAATTGTTAATGAGGGGCATATTCAAGCGCAGGAAAATGCACTAGTGGCTGCTAGCGAGTTGCACAATGCCCAAGGCGCCAGCCTTGTAGCTCATAAAGGAAAAGCCTCTGTCAGCACCAAAGGGGAGATCAAGCAAAACGGCCAAATCCTTGCTAAGAAAAAAATCGATATAAAAAGTGCCTCATTAGAACAAAGTGTGAACGGAGAAATCGTTGGCGGTGATGTAAGACTAGAAACGCAAGGTGCAGTCGTTAACCGAGGTTTGATCAATGCGCGTCATGCAGAGGAAGGGGAGGCGCCATCAAAAACTGTTATTAAGGGGAGTGCTATCCAAAATATTGGCTCTGGCCGTATTTATGGTGACAAAGTGGCATTAGGAACTGCATTGCTTGAGAATCTAGATGAAAAAGATGCTGAGGGTAATGTCGTTTCCGCAACTATTGCGGCACGGGAACAATTGGATGTAGGTGCGAAGCGAATATTAAATCAAAGTCGTTTTTATACGGGGAATACGGATGGTGCTACCGCAATGGTTAGCCTAGGGCGTTTCTCTATTGGTGATGCACTAGATGAAAACGATGAATCCACCGGTAAAGCGGACAAAGTAGAGAACCGCAGTGCTTTAATGCAAGGTCGTGGTGGTGTGTGGCGTGTTGGTGAAGTTGTGCAAACCAATGATTTTTTTGAGACTGAAGTCAACGTTGTTTCAGAGAAAAATGTTGATCGCCACTATATTGTGCCAAAAGGAGAATCGGAACAACGTTTTCATTTGGATATGAGTTTGCTGCAACATTATTCCGGGGTTCGTGGGAAAAATGGTTATCGGGTGAAATCATTACCTTCAGCAGTGGATAAACCAAAGAATGGAGATGTGCTTTCCTTCCTATTACCTTCGGTTGCGATTTGCCAGGATGTGAATTGTGATATTCAACCGGAAACCTACTACCTGCCAAATGATCCCGCCTGGAAAGTTTTTGGTATTTACACTCAACAACGTAATCATATCGAGCGGGTGTTAAGTACAGCCCAAGTGCCGGTTGAGCCTATTAAACCGAGTGAGCCGGCTAATCTTGCGAATTTAGATGAAGCAGCGAAGGCGGCATATCAGACGCAATTAAATGATTACCAGCAAGCATTAAAAAACTATCAGTTAGAGAAGGCTGAGTTTGATAAAACAATTAAACCGCTTTACGTTCAATGGATGAAAGATAACGAGGCACAATTCAATGCCTTGGCGACAGCTATTGAAAATCATAATGCTGCGATTGCCGCTTACGTGGGACGTAAGATCGAAGATTATTGGATAACCAATGTAAATAAAGAGGTGATTCGAGCCACTACGGTGACACAAAGCCAACCAGCAAAAATTGTAATGGATGGTGAGATGACCGTAGATACAGATAAATTCACCAATGATAAATCCCAAGTGCTATTGGGCGGTGCTTTGCATTTATTAAATGCCAAAATTGACAATATCAATGCGGAAGGCATGCAATACACGGAAGCTTATGGTGATAAAAAATATAGTCGTTTACTTAAACGTAAATCTAAGACCGCCAGTGGCCGTAATAAATATAAACGTCGTGAGACAAATGAAACAGTTGGACGTCTTTACACGGATAGTCGAACTATTACATTGCCGGTAGCCAATGTATTTACCGATTACACCTTTGATGCCCATGAGTTGGCAAATGAAAATGACAGAGGAATGAGCTTACCGAGTTCATCACTATATAAAGTTAATCCGACATCTAATAATCAGGTTTTAGTGGAAACTGATCCGCAATTTACTGATCGTCGTAAATGGTTAAGTAGTGATTATATGTTCAAGATGTTACGTGCAGATCCACAAAATATCTTGAAACGTTTAGGTGATGGCTATTATGAACAACAGTTGATACGCAATCAGTTAAATCAACTCACCGGCCGTCCATTCTTAGATAATTATGCGAACTTTGAAGCGCAATATAAAGCCTTAATGGATAATGCGGTGACCGCGGCGGGACAGTTCCACTTAATGCCGGGAGTAGCCCTTTCCAAGGAACAGGTTCAAGCCTTAACCAGTGATATTGTATGGTTTGAACCCCAAACTGTGACGTTAAAAGATGGTAGTCAACAAGTTGTGTTGGCACCGAAAGTGTATTTATCGAAGACTCGTCAAGAAGATATTAAGAACAGTGGTGTGGATGGCCGCGCGACATTAATTTCGGCTGATCAAATCATTATCGATACGGATAAAGACGTTCATAATCAAGCACAAATGGCCGCTCGAACATTGACTTATATTCAAGCAAATAACATACATAATGATGGCAAGATTAATGGTCAACAGGTGGCATTACTTGCAGAAAACGACATTACCGGAGCGGGCCGATTTGAAGCGGATAATGCATTATTGTTACAAGCCGGTAAGCAAATTGCGCTGAATTCGACTACGGCGACGAATGAAGTTAAGTCGGGTGGGTATCGCAATAATCAAACTCATATTGATCGTCAAGCAACAGTGTATGTTAAAGGAGAGAACGGCAGTTTAACTTTAGCAGCAGAAAATATTGCACTGAATGCGGTCAATATTATTAATGATGGCAAAGGTCAAACACGGCTTCATGCTACCGACAAGCTTGAGCTTGGCACGGTGATGGAGCAAAGTGAACAACAATTAGGTGGTAGCAGTAATCATCGTAAACACGAGAAGGCTACAAAAGCACAGGTTACCCGAGTCCATAGTCAAGGTGATGTGACGTTGCAGGCCAATACAATGACAGCTGAAGGGACTCAGTTACAATCAAAAGGTGCGCTTCAGCTGAGTGCAACAGAAGCTCTTCGCCTTGGTACTACAACAGAAAACCATAGTTTGGAAGAGTACCACAAGGATAAGACCAAGCGATTGGGCGGTAGTGAATCGCATGAAAGTTATCTGCACACGGAGAGTCAAACCCAACAAGCCACGCAATTGAATGGCCAATCCGTTAAAGTTGCAGCCGGAGGTGATTTAACGGCGGTAGCAACACAAGTACTTGCAACCGGCGATCTGATTTTTACTGCTGGCGGTAAGCTGAATCTAGAATCAGCCATAGATAGTGAGAAGCGTATCGAGTGGGAGAAACACCAAAAATCAGGTCTCACCAGTGGTTATAGCGGAGGTGTCGCACGGGTTGGTTATGAGAAGTCTAATCACGCATTGGATGGCCAAGCAAGTGAGCAGCAGGCTAAGGTAGCGCAACTGACTAGTAAAAATGGCGATGTAATGTTGTTGGCTAATAAAGCACTAACGCTTGATGGTTCGCATTTGGATGCAGGCGGTGATATGTTGCTTAGTGGTTCAGAGGTGAAAGTTAATGCGGTTTATGATCGCAGCCAAAGTGAACAACACAGCCGCACCAAAGTGAAGGGCGTGGGGGTTCGTGCGACAATAGATGAGCATGCAGTGAAAAAACAGCAATATCAAGATGAAAGCGCTAACGGTTCAACGCAAACCTTGGTAGGCAAAATCATAAATTTTGTGGAAGCAACAGATAAGGCAAATCATCAAATCGCTAACCGAGTAGCGGGCTATGGCTATCGTCAACAAACTGAATCCCATCATTATGCGCAAAGTGAAACCGCGAAGGGGGCTGAACTCAGTGCGAAGGGGAATTTAACCATACAAGCACGCGAAGCTGATATTTCTGCGCAAGGTGGTCAATATCATGCAGGCAAGGATCTACAGTTAAACGCCAAAGGGAATGTACTTTTGGCGGCTGCACAAAGTTGGCAATCATCGCGTAACGAGCAGCGTCGCAAAGGTGCAAACTATGACGGCGCACAACGGGCAGATGGCATGTTTGGGGTGTATAACGATAAATCCCACGGCATTGGTGAAAATAGTCAACAGCAAGGCGCTTTAATGACAGCTGGAGGCGCCTCTTCGATTGTGGCACAAACCGGTAATATTAGCGCTCAAGGGTTAAAACTCATTAGTGAGCAGAATGCACAGTTACAGGCTGGAAAAGACATTCGTTTGACGACAGCGGTGGAACATATCAATACGGATGAAAGCAGTACTAAGCGGGCAGTTGGCGCGGCTAAGGTATCGGATACAGAACGTTTCTTCGGTTATCACCGCGAGCTATCGTCCAAACAACAGGGGCAAACCGTACATAGCGGCAGCTTAATTAGCAGCCTCAATGGCGATGTGAAGGTAAATGCCGGCGGCGAATATCAACAAACTTCCAGTGAACTGTTGGCGAAGAATAAAATTAGCGTCGATGCCGCTTCAATAAAAACCGATACAGTATTTAATGAACAGTCTTTAAAAAGCCATGAGAGTGATTTAAAAATCGGTAACTTTACTCGGGTGAAATCACCGATTATTGACCTCATTAACACCATTGAAAGCACGGTAAAAAACAAAGATGCCTCCGACCGCGTGAAAGCTGCTAATTTAATGAGCATTGCAGCGCAGGGATATAATGCCTTGGAATTGGCGAAGGAAGTCGATATTAGCAACTGGAGTAAGAATCCAACGGATGCGGGTTATCTCTTACGGATTGAAACGGGGACAGGCTTTAGCCATCATCGAGATAATCGTGAAGGCTGGGAAAAAATCAGCCAAGCCAACCGCATGAATGCGAAGGATATTGAGCTAAATGCCCATTCAGGCAAATTAGATTTAACCCACACGGATCTGACCAGTCGAGATAAAACAGGCCAACGTTTAGCGGATAGCCATATTAGCCTTTACGGCCGAGATGGGATTGATTACCAAGCGGGGCTTGATTTAGGACAATACAAAGGTCGCCAACAAAATAGTGGTGTTGAGGTGGGAACCGCCGTCAGTGTTGGCGCGAAAACCGGTTGGTCGTTCTATTTACAGCTAGGTTTTGGCCAAGGTAAACAGGACAGCGAGTTCCAAACGGTACGTAATAGCCAAATTGATACCGAACGCTTAAGCCTAAAAACGGGCGATAGCACGAAGTCAAGCCCACAAGCCGATGCGCATCTTCGGGGAGTCACCGCCAAAGCGCGGGTGATCGAAACGGATATTCAAGGAGATTTGACGGTTGAAAGCCTACAAAGCCATGCGAAGAGCAAAAACACTTCCTCCGGTTTAAATTTACAAGTGGAGGGCGGTTTTGGTTCGGCTTGGGGTGCCTCAGTTGGGGCTCAAGCGGCTAAGGGGACAACGGAATATCACCAAGTATTGGAACAAGCAGGCCTGTTTGCAGAAGACCATTACAATGTAAAAGCCGACAACGTACATTTAAAAGGGGCTGCGATTATCGGGCAAAATCCTGAAGCCAACCGTTTAGAAACCAACGCCCTAACCTTTGAAGATATTCACAATCACTCTTCTAGTAAAGCCTCTAGTGGTAGCTTAAATCTAAACCTGAAGCAAACGGCAGATGAACAGATTGATAATAAAACGGGCAAGGTAGTAAAAGAAAATGCGCCGGATAGCACGCTGGTGAAGGGGGAGCGTTCCGGAGGTGTGAACGGTGGCCTGCCAATGAGCCAAAGTGACAGCGACAGCAGTCTTACGAAGGCAACCTTAAGCGAAGGCACGATAATCTTAACTAAAGACACCACACCAACCGCAACCACAGCCAAAGCACTCGGCATTAATACCGAGCTTGCTCAAGCGAACCCTCAAGTCGAAACGCCAAAAGATGTGAATAAACAATTGGATGAACAACGTCAGATACGGGAGGCGGCAGGGCATATCCAAACGGCGGTGAATAAATATATTGATGTGCAGCAAAAAGCGATAGCGAAAGAGATTAAAGTACTGCAAAGTCAAAAAGAAGCAGCAGAAGCGAGAGGAGATAGCGCACAAGCGAATGCCTTGGATGAGCAAATTCTCAACGCGAGAATTAGCCAAGACCAGTGGGGGACTGGCGGTGAATATAAGCGAGCGACGGATGCCCTCACACAAGCGGTGTTAATGGGCGTATCTGGCGGTTCGGCGCAGGCGATTGCAGCAGCCGGAGCCTCCCCTTATGTGAATCAAGTGATTAAGGATGTCACAAAGGACATTCCAAGTCTCAATTTACCGGCGCATGTTATTTGGGGAGCCATTGAAGCGGAATTGACGGGCGGTAGTGCTACAACCGGCGCGATTAGTACCGCGGCGGGTGAGCTGGGTGCTGCTTATTTGGCAGAACATATTTTTGGCAAGAAAGCAGCCGAACTCAGTCCAGAAGAACGCAGCAAGGTGCGTGATGCCGCGAAAGCGATAGCCGGTATAGCCGGCGGGCTTTCTTCAGCAATGCAAGGCCAAGATTTAGTGAGTTCACTGAATGACACATCCGTAGGAATGACCGTGGCGAATAATGCGGTGGAGAATAATTATTTAAAACCATCTGATTTAGTTGAAGCAGAAAGAAAATATAAAGCTTGTAAAGGTGATTCTGATTGCGAGATGAGAGTGGTCGAGGAAACTAATGAGCTTAGTAAAAAACGTAATCAAGAACTGGATGAATATCGTCAATCCCTTGAGCGGGAGCTTCTCGCAGCAAAACGTAGAGCGGAGCAACAATGTGCAGGTAATGCAGATTGTTATTTAGCCTATTCACAGGAGGCGAATAAGCATTTTAAAGAACAACTTAATGCTTATTTGGCTCATGTATCAGAAGGTAAGGATTTTGAGTCCCTAGCAAGAAATTATTATCCAGATGATGCCTATTTTCGTTCAATTTGGTATGGCTTAACAAATTCAGGGCCACAAAAAACGAAGGAAAGTTTAAAATCAGCGAAAGATTATATTGATAATACATCTTTCGGTGAGGCATTAGATGATACCTTGCGCATAGGT
- a CDS encoding immunity 49 family protein produces MEKYKVFLGSDIAKTYSDAKKFTWERVNSFSDDSYLELFQRIKLIDDFRGNVFFSIGLLDDYHRALSSKCLLENSIEGFKENASIAGFLGILSEYDFQWAYNGFNTNFFFMSLLSDNQKLIDYLIKHRDEIVDISVPYKRTDTRPFFNANTLLALSGDWTLLKERSLTFLNDEKKARSDLKRIPDYEFYVALADKNIKGMQEALDKLLELKFAKRAAKDTLLHFDFYLQPQVLMYAKIAVIHGFDLGIDSPIAPKELIDINPLAEYKIPYDFMKSFDFDAPHQVWVNYVKQRMEEAKQKKVENKKGFWSSLFGR; encoded by the coding sequence ATGGAAAAATATAAGGTGTTTTTAGGTAGTGATATTGCAAAGACTTACAGTGATGCTAAAAAATTTACTTGGGAACGGGTTAATTCGTTTTCAGATGATTCTTATCTCGAATTATTTCAAAGAATAAAATTAATTGATGATTTTCGAGGGAATGTGTTTTTTTCAATTGGTTTATTAGATGACTATCATCGAGCATTATCCTCTAAATGTTTGTTAGAAAATTCTATCGAAGGATTTAAAGAAAATGCTTCTATTGCTGGTTTCTTAGGTATTTTGTCTGAATATGATTTTCAATGGGCATATAATGGATTTAATACTAACTTCTTTTTTATGAGTTTGCTCTCAGATAATCAAAAGTTAATTGATTATTTAATTAAGCATCGTGATGAAATTGTGGATATTTCAGTCCCCTATAAACGAACTGATACCAGACCTTTTTTTAATGCGAACACTTTATTGGCGTTAAGTGGCGATTGGACATTATTAAAAGAACGCTCACTCACGTTCTTAAATGATGAGAAAAAAGCCCGTAGCGATTTAAAGCGCATTCCCGATTATGAATTTTATGTGGCACTAGCGGATAAAAATATAAAAGGAATGCAAGAGGCTTTAGATAAATTACTCGAACTTAAGTTTGCGAAACGAGCAGCCAAAGACACACTTTTACATTTTGATTTTTACTTGCAACCGCAAGTTTTAATGTATGCCAAAATCGCAGTAATCCACGGTTTTGATTTGGGTATTGATAGCCCTATAGCGCCCAAAGAATTGATTGATATAAATCCATTAGCAGAATATAAAATTCCTTATGATTTTATGAAATCATTTGATTTTGATGCGCCCCATCAAGTTTGGGTAAATTATGTCAAACAAAGAATGGAAGAAGCGAAGCAAAAGAAAGTTGAAAATAAAAAAGGATTTTGGAGTTCATTATTTGGTCGATAA
- a CDS encoding DUF1524 domain-containing protein, with product MHKLVLLFDRNGLPSLQVVSQQATGKLETVYNIAVEEFSTYHVGKFGVWVHNANCCDFVNVKYGDVEAKFKQGGWVNSKNDRVMYIDPFDGKFKDCPDGAIASVDHILPQSAFNKIDGFDKLPKHVQNELINHPMNSQPLPKELNSSKSAKIETGTEGWQRYVKENKDISPTYRAYLENTQRNMIALVEETLKKRGLK from the coding sequence TTGCATAAGCTCGTTCTACTTTTTGATAGAAATGGCTTGCCATCTTTACAAGTGGTATCGCAACAGGCTACTGGAAAACTAGAAACAGTTTATAACATCGCCGTAGAAGAATTTAGCACTTACCATGTAGGGAAATTTGGTGTTTGGGTTCACAATGCAAATTGTTGTGATTTTGTGAATGTAAAATATGGTGATGTTGAGGCTAAATTTAAGCAAGGCGGTTGGGTTAATTCAAAAAATGATCGGGTGATGTATATTGATCCTTTCGATGGTAAATTTAAAGATTGTCCAGATGGAGCAATAGCTTCGGTGGATCATATTTTGCCACAAAGCGCATTTAATAAAATTGATGGTTTTGATAAATTACCAAAACATGTTCAAAATGAATTAATTAATCACCCTATGAATTCACAGCCTTTACCAAAGGAATTAAATTCATCTAAGAGTGCTAAAATTGAAACAGGAACGGAAGGTTGGCAGAGATATGTTAAGGAAAACAAAGATATATCACCAACATATAGAGCATATTTAGAAAACACTCAAAGAAATATGATAGCTTTAGTTGAGGAAACGCTTAAAAAGAGAGGTCTCAAATGA
- a CDS encoding immunity protein YezG family protein, whose protein sequence is MRIKINSEYENIYKNIAETIWSMMPTEAEKYVVQCEFIDSSARRSMFWVTHDGIRMDYNFDNYPEEKESEILHYLQELRKLMTSLGSEWNQCEFVLNENGKFNIKFAYIPEEDSWGSLYLRGISALTLEEAEEHNIPREIWEERVKAKKEQQNS, encoded by the coding sequence ATGAGAATAAAAATTAACTCAGAATATGAAAATATTTATAAGAATATAGCAGAGACTATATGGTCTATGATGCCAACTGAGGCGGAAAAATATGTAGTTCAATGTGAGTTTATTGATTCTTCAGCAAGAAGAAGTATGTTTTGGGTTACTCATGATGGGATAAGAATGGATTATAACTTTGATAATTATCCTGAAGAGAAAGAATCCGAGATATTACATTATCTTCAGGAATTGAGAAAGTTGATGACTTCTTTAGGGTCAGAATGGAATCAATGTGAATTTGTTCTAAATGAGAATGGCAAATTTAATATTAAATTTGCCTATATTCCAGAGGAAGATAGTTGGGGATCTCTTTATTTAAGAGGAATTAGTGCTCTTACCTTGGAAGAAGCTGAAGAGCACAATATTCCAAGAGAAATCTGGGAAGAGCGAGTAAAAGCGAAGAAGGAACAACAAAATAGTTAA